In Rhodococcus qingshengii JCM 15477, the sequence CGACCCGGCGGAGACACCTTCACCGGCCGGGTTGGTGACAGTCGCTGCTCGCGAGATCCTGTCCGGCTCGGTTCCGGCCCCGCTGGAGCCGCTGTACCTCCGACGCCCGGACGCGAAGACCCTTGCAGAACGTGGCAAGTGAGACAGAGCAGATGAAGTACAGCATCGAGCCGATGAACGTCGATGACGCCGAACGGTGCGCGGAGTTGGAGCGCGCGTTGTTCGCGGGCGACGGACCCTGGAGCGCACAAGCGTTCGTCTCGGAACTTGCAGGCGCACATAATCATTACTTCGTTGCCCGGGAGCCTGACGGTCACGTCCTCGGCTACGCCGGAGTCGCATTGTTGGGGGCGTCGCCGAACATGGAGGCCGAGGTTCACACCATCGGTACAGATCCCTCGGCTCAGCGGCTCGGAATCGGCGGCGCGTTGCTCGATGCGCTTCTGGCTCTGGCGGATTCACGGCAGTGCCCGGTGTTCCTGGAAGTGCGCACCGACAACGAACCTGCCATCGCGCTGTACCGGCGGGAAGGATTCGAGATCGTCGGAACACGAAAGAAGTACTACCAGCCCAGTGGGGCAGATGCGTACACGATGAGACGGCCTGCCGTGCTCGGTGTCCGCGAAATTGAGGAGCAGCAAGCATGATCGTCATGGGTGTCGAAAGTTCTTGCGACGAAACAGGTGTCGGTATCGTCCGCTGGAACGGTGACGGAACCTGCGAATTGTTGGCCGACGAGGTGGCATCGAGCGTGGATCAGCACGCCAGGTACGGGGGAGTGGTTCCCGAAGTGGCCTCGCGGGCTCACCTCGAGGCGATCGTGCCGACGATGCGCCGTGCCCTTGCTGCCGCCGGTATCGAGAAGCCCGACGCGCTGGCCGTCACCATCGGACCCGGCCTGGCCGGCGCGCTGCTGGTCGGTGTAGCCGCAGCGAAAGCCTATGCGGCAGCATGGAACATCCCGTTCTATGCGGTCAATCATCTCGGCGGTCACGTCTCGGTGGACACTCTCGAGCACGGTCCGTTGCCCTCGTGCGTCGCATTGTTGGTCTCCGGCGGTCACACACACCTGCTTCACGTCGAAGATCTGGGCAAGCCCATTGTCGAACTGGGCACGACTGTCGACGACGCCGCCGGTGAGGCCTTCGACAAGGTGGCCAGACTGCTCGGACTCGGCTTTCCCGGTGGACCGGCACTCGATGCTGCTGCGCAAGAGGGAGATCGGAACGCAATCGCCTTCCCTCGCGGCATGACGGGGCCGCGCGATTCGCGGCACGACTTCTCGTTCTCGGGACTCAAGACGTCCGTCGCGCGC encodes:
- the rimI gene encoding ribosomal protein S18-alanine N-acetyltransferase, which translates into the protein MKYSIEPMNVDDAERCAELERALFAGDGPWSAQAFVSELAGAHNHYFVAREPDGHVLGYAGVALLGASPNMEAEVHTIGTDPSAQRLGIGGALLDALLALADSRQCPVFLEVRTDNEPAIALYRREGFEIVGTRKKYYQPSGADAYTMRRPAVLGVREIEEQQA
- the tsaD gene encoding tRNA (adenosine(37)-N6)-threonylcarbamoyltransferase complex transferase subunit TsaD, with the translated sequence MIVMGVESSCDETGVGIVRWNGDGTCELLADEVASSVDQHARYGGVVPEVASRAHLEAIVPTMRRALAAAGIEKPDALAVTIGPGLAGALLVGVAAAKAYAAAWNIPFYAVNHLGGHVSVDTLEHGPLPSCVALLVSGGHTHLLHVEDLGKPIVELGTTVDDAAGEAFDKVARLLGLGFPGGPALDAAAQEGDRNAIAFPRGMTGPRDSRHDFSFSGLKTSVARYVESKERAGETFSIPDIAASFQEAVADVLTMKAVRAAKDVGVDTLVLGGGATANSRIRSLAEQRCAEAGITLRIPKPRLCTDNGVMIASLAAHLIGNGAGPSELSVATDPGLSVSVSQLMH